The following are from one region of the Coccinella septempunctata chromosome 7, icCocSept1.1, whole genome shotgun sequence genome:
- the LOC123317472 gene encoding uncharacterized protein LOC123317472, with protein sequence METSARDAAQLHRNNVTSSSVNSVKCGKQMGDRPLKIKASSKPSSNDKNSDKSSHCYRCGSPSHFANTCKYISSICSKCKVKGHLAKVCFKGRQSSRKAEHTNQIEEICGTIITWIVLGRCSLG encoded by the coding sequence ATGGAAACTTCTGCCAGGGATGCAGCACAACTTCATCGGAATAACGTGACCAGTTCTTCTGTGAATAGTGTTAAATGTGGAAAACAAATGGGTGATCGACCTTTGAAAATCAAGGCTTCTTCAAAGCCTTCTTCTAATGATAAAAATTCTGATAAATCTTCTCATTGTTACAGATGTGGCTCTCCTTCTCACTTTGCAAATACATGTAAATACATTTCTTCTATCTGTTCGAAATGTAAAGTCAAGGGTCATCTGGCAAAGGTATGTTTCAAAGGCAGACAAAGCTCCAGAAAAGCTGAGCATACCAATCAAATTGAGGAAATTTGCGGTACAATCATAACAT